A genome region from Dethiobacter alkaliphilus AHT 1 includes the following:
- a CDS encoding dihydroorotate dehydrogenase electron transfer subunit, with protein MTKKMSLEIISHQQVGSQVRRLVLRGKTGARPGQFVQVAVGETHDPYLRRPISVHDCSEDSLTLLYRAAGRGTTLLSAKNAGDTVDIVGPLGNGFPHHKGPAVVVAGGIGAAPLYYLLRSLREAGQDVYFFYGARTKDELVMQKDYENLVSEYAEATDDGSAGYHGFVTELAQKAIAQREAHVFACGPEGMLRQVSAIAARYNRTCYVSLEARMACGVGACLGCVVPVGTSGEYKRVCVDGPVFAGREVFANA; from the coding sequence ATGACGAAAAAAATGTCGTTGGAGATTATCAGCCACCAGCAGGTGGGCAGTCAGGTCCGCCGTCTGGTGCTTAGGGGTAAAACCGGTGCCAGGCCGGGCCAGTTTGTTCAGGTGGCGGTGGGAGAGACCCATGATCCCTACCTGCGGCGGCCCATCAGCGTCCATGACTGTTCAGAAGACAGCCTGACACTTCTGTACCGGGCAGCCGGACGGGGTACCACTCTTTTGTCTGCCAAAAACGCGGGAGATACCGTGGATATTGTAGGGCCTTTAGGTAATGGCTTTCCACACCACAAGGGCCCTGCTGTGGTGGTGGCGGGCGGCATAGGTGCCGCACCGCTTTATTACCTGCTGCGCTCTCTGCGGGAGGCGGGGCAGGATGTTTATTTCTTTTACGGTGCCAGGACTAAAGATGAGCTGGTAATGCAGAAAGATTACGAAAACCTGGTAAGTGAATATGCTGAAGCCACCGATGATGGTTCCGCAGGTTACCATGGTTTTGTTACCGAGTTGGCCCAAAAGGCCATTGCCCAGCGCGAGGCCCATGTATTTGCCTGCGGCCCGGAGGGAATGCTCCGTCAGGTAAGTGCCATTGCCGCCCGGTATAACCGAACCTGCTATGTATCGCTGGAGGCCCGGATGGCTTGTGGTGTGGGTGCCTGCCTGGGCTGTGTCGTCCCGGTGGGAACCTCTGGAGAATATAAGCGGGTTTGTGTGGACGGCCCGGTTTTTGCCGGTAGGGAGGTGTTTGCCAATGCCTGA
- a CDS encoding ABC transporter ATP-binding protein — translation MSDIMISMKDLTKTYKSMGDEVHALRGVTLDIFSGESVAVMGHSGSGKSTLLSILGGLNPPTTGTMEIDGIDLYQLSSEKRADFRREYLGFVFQQFQLIPYLTAAENVMLPLTTTSHPNKVKREMAENVLCRVGLAGKMNRLPNQMSGGEQERVAIARAIVNEPPVVLADEPTGSLDTKTGDEIMALFQKLNDDGLTVLMVTHNPDNTKYMGRTILMKDGEICTDKAEILQLVSGHKG, via the coding sequence ATGAGTGATATCATGATTTCCATGAAAGATTTGACTAAAACCTATAAATCAATGGGCGATGAAGTGCACGCACTGCGCGGTGTGACGTTGGATATCTTCAGTGGGGAATCGGTGGCGGTAATGGGCCACTCCGGCTCAGGTAAAAGTACGCTGCTCTCTATTTTGGGTGGGCTGAACCCGCCCACAACGGGAACCATGGAGATTGACGGCATTGATTTATATCAGCTTTCATCGGAAAAACGGGCTGATTTCCGCCGCGAGTATCTGGGCTTTGTGTTTCAGCAGTTTCAGTTGATTCCCTATCTGACCGCTGCAGAGAACGTAATGCTGCCCCTTACCACAACCAGTCATCCCAACAAAGTTAAACGGGAAATGGCAGAAAACGTTCTTTGCCGGGTGGGCCTGGCCGGTAAAATGAACCGCTTGCCCAACCAGATGTCCGGCGGTGAGCAGGAGCGGGTGGCCATTGCCCGGGCCATCGTCAATGAGCCGCCGGTGGTATTAGCCGACGAGCCCACAGGAAGCCTGGATACCAAAACCGGTGATGAAATCATGGCTTTGTTTCAAAAACTAAACGACGACGGGCTCACTGTACTGATGGTGACCCATAATCCGGACAACACCAAATATATGGGACGTACGATCCTGATGAAGGACGGAGAGATCTGCACCGATAAAGCGGAGATTTTGCAGCTGGTTTCCGGCCACAAAGGGTAA
- a CDS encoding dihydroorotate dehydrogenase has protein sequence MPDLTVKIGQLTLKNPVMPASGCFGYGEEYAPFFDLARLGAIVVKGTTAEPCAGNPPVRLAETPAGMLNAIGLQNPGVKAAKEKIRALENVGAPVIVNVAGHSVEQYRAVIAVLEEVEAAAAYEINISCPNVKAGGMAFGTDPAVVSALVKELRSLTDKTLIIKLSPNVTDIAGIAKAAEEGGADALSLINTLLGMAIDTHTKRPVLANLTGGLSGPAVKPVALRMVWQVTEAVNIPVIGMGGISSAQDAVEFLLAGATAVAIGAANFVNPTVCPETVQGIHRYLEEEGYSSVQEIVGLAKKEWQKTGDECGCVKK, from the coding sequence ATGCCTGATTTAACGGTAAAGATTGGCCAATTGACTTTAAAAAACCCGGTAATGCCTGCTTCCGGATGCTTTGGCTACGGAGAAGAGTATGCGCCCTTTTTTGACCTTGCCAGGCTGGGTGCCATTGTAGTTAAAGGGACAACTGCCGAGCCCTGTGCAGGTAATCCGCCGGTGCGGCTGGCGGAAACTCCCGCCGGGATGTTAAATGCCATTGGCCTGCAAAATCCCGGAGTAAAGGCTGCCAAAGAAAAAATCCGGGCGCTTGAGAACGTTGGTGCGCCGGTAATAGTTAATGTGGCCGGTCACAGCGTGGAGCAGTACCGGGCGGTTATCGCGGTGTTGGAAGAGGTGGAAGCGGCCGCCGCTTATGAAATAAATATCTCCTGTCCCAATGTAAAGGCCGGCGGCATGGCCTTTGGTACCGATCCTGCAGTGGTGTCCGCCCTGGTAAAAGAGTTGCGGTCTTTAACGGATAAAACGCTGATTATAAAACTGTCTCCCAATGTTACCGATATTGCCGGTATCGCCAAAGCGGCAGAAGAAGGGGGCGCCGATGCCCTTTCCCTGATTAATACCTTGTTGGGAATGGCCATTGATACGCATACAAAGCGCCCTGTGCTGGCCAATTTAACCGGTGGGTTATCAGGCCCTGCAGTAAAGCCGGTGGCATTGCGTATGGTCTGGCAGGTAACGGAAGCGGTTAATATTCCCGTTATCGGCATGGGAGGCATAAGCAGCGCCCAGGATGCGGTGGAGTTTTTGCTGGCCGGAGCAACGGCTGTGGCCATCGGCGCTGCCAATTTTGTTAATCCCACCGTCTGTCCGGAAACGGTGCAGGGAATCCACAGGTACTTAGAGGAAGAGGGATATTCCTCGGTACAGGAAATTGTGGGACTGGCTAAAAAAGAATGGCAAAAAACAGGAGATGAGTGCGGATGCGTGAAAAAATAA
- a CDS encoding BlaI/MecI/CopY family transcriptional regulator — translation MKKLPVDFKPGMQGLNKILGNLESEIMDIIWRKDCEVCVRDVFEDLAARRKIAYTTVMTIMGRLSDKKILEKRKQGNTSFFIPAMSRDEFTQGVVGNVLDSLLEDFADATLAHFMTRVKSDDRETIEKLEKLLAAHKDGDADAD, via the coding sequence ATGAAGAAGCTGCCCGTAGATTTTAAGCCAGGTATGCAGGGTTTAAACAAAATCCTGGGTAACCTGGAAAGCGAAATTATGGACATTATCTGGCGCAAAGACTGTGAAGTTTGTGTGCGGGATGTTTTTGAAGATTTGGCTGCTCGCCGTAAAATTGCCTATACTACGGTGATGACCATCATGGGGCGCTTGTCCGACAAGAAAATACTGGAGAAGCGCAAGCAGGGCAATACCTCGTTTTTTATACCGGCAATGAGCCGGGATGAGTTTACCCAGGGTGTGGTGGGCAACGTATTGGACAGCTTGCTGGAGGATTTTGCCGATGCAACGCTGGCCCATTTTATGACCCGTGTAAAAAGCGACGACCGGGAAACCATAGAAAAACTGGAAAAGTTATTGGCGGCACACAAGGATGGTGACGCTGATGCCGACTAG
- the pyrE gene encoding orotate phosphoribosyltransferase yields the protein MLTRERVLEIFKKADVLLEGHFQLTSGRHSNRYLQCARVFQYPEFAQELCAALAKQFEDKDVDVVVGPALGGVVMAYETARAMKTRGLFVERDKEGTMTLRRGFVIQPGERVLVVEDVVTTGGSVREAIEVIKDLGGEVIGVGSIVDRSAGQADFGVPYASLIQVAVESFDPTDCPLCKEGTPAVKPGSRK from the coding sequence ATGCTTACAAGGGAACGGGTTTTGGAGATTTTTAAAAAAGCCGATGTTTTACTGGAAGGACATTTTCAGCTCACCTCGGGCCGGCACAGTAACCGTTATCTGCAGTGCGCCCGTGTTTTTCAATATCCGGAATTTGCCCAGGAACTTTGCGCAGCACTGGCAAAGCAGTTTGAGGATAAAGACGTTGATGTGGTTGTGGGGCCTGCACTGGGCGGTGTGGTCATGGCTTATGAGACGGCCCGGGCCATGAAAACCCGCGGACTTTTTGTGGAGCGGGATAAAGAAGGCACCATGACTTTACGCCGTGGTTTTGTTATTCAGCCCGGTGAGCGTGTTTTGGTGGTGGAAGATGTGGTGACCACCGGAGGTTCGGTTCGGGAAGCAATTGAGGTAATTAAGGACTTAGGCGGAGAAGTAATCGGTGTGGGCTCCATCGTGGACCGCAGCGCAGGCCAAGCTGATTTTGGTGTCCCCTACGCTTCCCTGATTCAGGTCGCTGTAGAATCATTTGACCCCACAGACTGCCCACTCTGCAAAGAAGGAACCCCCGCCGTCAAACCCGGCAGCCGAAAATAA
- a CDS encoding aspartate carbamoyltransferase catalytic subunit, giving the protein MINHFLSTYQMSQQEIHDLLNAAQHYHGINNGGTLLPLDTLRGKMVGLLFFEPSTRTKSSFERAAKNLGAEVVELQTASSSLVKGESVLDTARTLQAMGISALVVRHASSGIPEFLAQKLDIPVINAGDGWHQHPTQAMLDLLTIRQEYDTLAGRKVLFVGDIRHSRVARSNLFAMQAMGLKVQMAGPPTLVPPEMSALGAELVADVDLALAEADVVYLLRIQWERQQGGLLPSLAEYADYYGINNRRLELMKKEAIIMHPGPVNVGVELSAAAYDSPRSRIIKQINNGVAVRMAVLDRVLT; this is encoded by the coding sequence ATGATTAATCATTTTCTCAGCACTTATCAGATGTCGCAGCAGGAAATACATGATTTGTTGAATGCAGCACAGCATTACCATGGTATAAATAACGGGGGCACCTTGCTGCCTCTGGATACTTTGCGTGGTAAAATGGTGGGTCTGCTGTTTTTTGAACCCAGTACCCGGACAAAGAGTTCCTTTGAGCGTGCCGCTAAAAACCTGGGAGCAGAAGTGGTTGAACTGCAAACTGCGTCCAGCAGTCTGGTCAAAGGTGAAAGTGTGCTGGATACTGCCAGAACACTGCAGGCCATGGGTATCAGTGCTCTGGTGGTGCGCCATGCTTCTTCGGGAATCCCGGAGTTTTTGGCCCAAAAGTTGGACATCCCGGTCATCAATGCCGGTGACGGCTGGCATCAGCATCCTACCCAGGCGATGTTGGATTTATTGACTATCCGGCAGGAATATGATACTTTGGCCGGCCGCAAAGTGCTGTTTGTGGGAGATATCCGGCACAGCCGGGTTGCCCGGTCCAATCTGTTTGCCATGCAGGCCATGGGCCTGAAAGTGCAGATGGCAGGCCCCCCTACCCTGGTGCCGCCGGAAATGTCGGCATTAGGAGCGGAGTTGGTGGCCGATGTGGATCTGGCGCTGGCAGAAGCGGATGTTGTCTATTTGCTGCGTATCCAGTGGGAACGTCAGCAAGGCGGCCTGCTGCCTTCCCTGGCAGAATATGCTGATTATTACGGGATTAATAACAGGCGGTTGGAACTTATGAAAAAAGAGGCCATTATTATGCACCCCGGACCAGTGAATGTGGGCGTGGAGCTGTCTGCGGCAGCTTATGATTCCCCACGTTCCCGGATTATCAAACAGATTAACAACGGTGTGGCGGTAAGAATGGCGGTATTGGACCGTGTGTTAACCTGA
- a CDS encoding ABC transporter permease: MNIFQIAVNNLKRRKMKMLFLMLGLVVGVATVVAMLSIVEAMRLELGDRIDEFGANAVIMPRSEGVELDYGGTMVSGVTFDMETLTEDDIPKIYESSVVDYVNIVSPKLVGAVQAEGQNGLIVGVDTKREFTQKPWFSLQSQDGVGRGESVGELALLDVPEDGIILGSSAARVLDKNAGDRLEINEETFTVFGVLAPMGTEEDGLIYANLPVVQGLLGRPGELTMIEVSAYCNFCPIEEVVIGLSDALPNANVIALRQAAQFRYQTIDQFTAFGYALSGVVLLIAALVVLTTMLSSVNERTREIGIFRAIGFRRAHVMEIVYLEAGMVSILGGLAGYLLGSAAASVAGPFLAQIQGSVPLRYDLILPAILLSAVLALLASTYPALKAAKLDPAEALRFI; the protein is encoded by the coding sequence ATGAATATTTTTCAAATTGCCGTCAACAATTTGAAGCGCCGCAAGATGAAAATGCTATTTCTGATGTTGGGACTGGTGGTGGGTGTGGCCACGGTGGTGGCCATGCTCAGCATAGTGGAAGCCATGCGACTGGAGCTTGGCGACCGCATTGATGAGTTTGGTGCCAATGCAGTAATTATGCCTCGCTCTGAAGGGGTGGAGCTGGATTATGGCGGCACCATGGTTTCCGGTGTGACTTTTGATATGGAAACTCTTACCGAAGATGATATCCCTAAGATATATGAATCTTCGGTGGTAGACTATGTGAATATTGTATCTCCCAAACTGGTGGGTGCTGTCCAGGCTGAAGGACAAAACGGTTTGATTGTAGGTGTGGATACCAAGAGGGAATTTACCCAAAAACCCTGGTTCTCCCTGCAGTCCCAGGATGGTGTGGGCCGGGGAGAGAGCGTAGGAGAGCTGGCTCTGTTGGATGTGCCGGAAGATGGAATTATTCTGGGCTCTTCCGCCGCCAGGGTTCTGGACAAGAATGCCGGTGACAGACTGGAGATCAATGAAGAGACATTCACTGTTTTTGGGGTTCTTGCCCCTATGGGCACGGAGGAAGACGGCTTGATTTACGCCAATTTGCCTGTGGTGCAAGGATTATTGGGACGACCCGGCGAACTGACTATGATAGAAGTTTCCGCCTATTGTAACTTCTGCCCCATTGAAGAGGTTGTAATCGGTCTTTCCGACGCATTGCCCAACGCCAACGTAATCGCACTGCGGCAGGCGGCCCAGTTCCGTTATCAGACCATTGATCAGTTTACTGCCTTTGGTTATGCTCTTTCCGGTGTGGTTTTGTTAATTGCCGCACTAGTGGTACTGACAACCATGCTGTCTTCGGTTAATGAAAGGACACGGGAAATCGGTATTTTCAGAGCCATTGGCTTCAGGCGGGCTCATGTGATGGAAATTGTTTATCTGGAAGCGGGAATGGTAAGCATTTTGGGCGGGTTGGCCGGCTATTTATTAGGCAGCGCCGCCGCCAGTGTGGCCGGACCGTTTTTGGCGCAAATCCAGGGCAGTGTCCCACTTCGTTATGATTTGATTCTGCCGGCTATTCTTTTATCGGCTGTATTGGCCCTTTTGGCCAGCACCTACCCTGCGCTTAAGGCTGCCAAGCTGGATCCGGCAGAAGCGCTGCGCTTTATCTAG
- the pyrF gene encoding orotidine-5'-phosphate decarboxylase has translation MREKIIVALDVDTQQEALALTTALRDHVGAFKVGLQLYNNTGPGIVKTIADAGGKVFLDLKFHDIPNTAARAAEAVVGLGAFMFNVHASGGKKMMADTAAAAKKRAEKLGIPAPLLIGVTVLTSMSEEELQDELGVTRSLPEHVGALARQCQQAGLDGVVASAREIPWIRKACGEDFVIVTPGIRPAWAAGDDQSRIVTPKDALKQGADYLVVGRPLTKAEDPAEAAKRLLAEIE, from the coding sequence ATGCGTGAAAAAATAATTGTGGCCCTTGATGTGGATACACAGCAGGAAGCACTGGCGTTGACCACCGCTCTGCGGGATCATGTGGGCGCTTTTAAAGTGGGACTGCAGCTGTATAATAATACCGGCCCCGGCATTGTAAAAACAATAGCTGACGCCGGCGGCAAGGTTTTTTTGGATTTGAAGTTTCATGACATTCCCAACACCGCCGCCCGTGCTGCGGAAGCGGTGGTGGGGCTGGGTGCTTTTATGTTTAACGTCCACGCCTCCGGCGGCAAAAAAATGATGGCTGATACCGCAGCAGCGGCAAAAAAGCGTGCTGAAAAACTGGGCATACCGGCACCACTGTTAATCGGTGTTACCGTCCTCACCTCCATGTCGGAGGAGGAGCTGCAGGATGAACTGGGTGTTACCCGCAGCCTGCCGGAACATGTGGGGGCCTTAGCTCGGCAATGCCAGCAAGCGGGCTTAGACGGCGTAGTGGCTTCAGCCAGAGAAATACCCTGGATCAGAAAAGCCTGCGGCGAAGATTTCGTGATTGTAACACCGGGTATTAGGCCCGCCTGGGCTGCCGGTGATGACCAAAGCAGAATTGTGACGCCAAAGGATGCGCTAAAGCAGGGTGCCGACTATCTTGTGGTGGGCCGCCCGCTGACCAAGGCTGAAGACCCGGCAGAAGCGGCCAAAAGGCTGCTGGCGGAAATTGAGTAG
- a CDS encoding M56 family metallopeptidase, which yields MPTSLHTFFVYVFFGYFFIFPLVYLCLKVFEITHPKQRMSMYMVALIVPFAAFFLYHTVLTTQCRTGYYPAGPFWQLFDLFCRAGDMAIRFLGPILVLLIVLGLLKAAGSTLYLGRLHASALNPSAEQSLRVDTIMKKYCDRWQMSVPKVVFTGRKGFVAFAGGLFRPVVVVSLPLLEQLSDTEIEGVLLHELIHVRRGDTLSGWLFHLARDLMFFSPFSTILLDRYLLERERLCDQEAVAAMGRTKTYAATLLKSWRIVVEQKDVSPGVAAGFVGKKQHMEERIHSLLAADVVENKLPQVLFLTLMFSVTTFTVLYLGYIC from the coding sequence ATGCCGACTAGCCTGCATACTTTTTTCGTGTATGTGTTTTTTGGCTATTTCTTTATCTTTCCGTTGGTATATCTCTGTCTGAAGGTTTTTGAGATTACCCATCCAAAACAGCGGATGAGTATGTATATGGTGGCTTTAATCGTGCCTTTTGCTGCCTTTTTCCTATATCATACAGTTTTAACTACCCAGTGCCGTACCGGTTATTATCCTGCAGGCCCATTCTGGCAGCTGTTTGATCTGTTCTGCCGGGCAGGTGACATGGCAATACGTTTTTTGGGTCCGATATTGGTGCTGTTAATTGTTTTAGGGCTACTAAAAGCTGCGGGAAGTACTCTTTATCTTGGGAGGCTGCATGCCAGTGCCCTTAACCCCTCCGCGGAGCAGAGCTTACGGGTGGATACCATTATGAAAAAATATTGCGACCGGTGGCAAATGAGTGTGCCCAAAGTTGTTTTCACCGGGCGGAAAGGGTTTGTGGCCTTTGCCGGCGGACTGTTTCGGCCCGTGGTGGTAGTCAGCCTGCCACTGTTGGAGCAATTATCCGATACAGAGATTGAAGGAGTATTGTTGCACGAATTAATTCATGTCCGTCGTGGTGATACCTTAAGCGGATGGCTCTTTCATTTGGCCCGGGATTTAATGTTTTTCAGTCCATTTAGCACCATTTTGCTGGATCGCTATCTGTTGGAGCGGGAACGGTTGTGTGACCAGGAAGCGGTGGCAGCTATGGGCCGTACCAAAACTTATGCCGCCACACTTTTGAAGTCCTGGCGTATTGTTGTGGAGCAAAAGGATGTAAGTCCCGGTGTGGCTGCAGGATTTGTGGGAAAGAAGCAGCATATGGAAGAGCGTATCCACAGCTTACTAGCTGCAGATGTAGTGGAGAATAAACTTCCACAAGTGTTATTTCTCACTTTAATGTTTTCAGTAACAACATTTACCGTTCTATATCTTGGGTATATTTGTTAA
- a CDS encoding dihydroorotase, which produces MVIRGGTVVDPSQNIDGIFDVLVAEGKIARIAQNIEAEGREIIDAAGKVVVPGFIDLHTHLRQPGGEAKETVLTGSRAAAAGGYTGITALPNTRPVIDNAQMVARQNELAAKANLVRVWPVGAVTKGSEGNELAEIGGMVKQGARAVTDDGRGVPDARLLRNAMLYCRELDIPLFEHCEEEALAGNGQLHEGVVSARLGLQGMPAAAETVMLARDLVLAKETGCRIHIMHVSCAEAVELIRKAKKEGIPVTAEVTPHHLLLTDEAVEGYNTNAKMKPPLRTAEDVAAVRKGLADGTIDAVGTDHAPHTESEKANDFISAPFGIVGLETAFPLLYTHLVRPGVISLSQLVERMSWRPAAILGVPHGTLKPGGAADLAIIDTQQEQIIEKERFYSKGKNTPFDRWPVTGIPVLTMVAGTVVMRDGKVE; this is translated from the coding sequence ATGGTTATTCGCGGGGGCACAGTGGTAGACCCCTCCCAGAATATAGACGGTATTTTTGATGTGCTGGTGGCAGAGGGCAAAATTGCCCGGATTGCCCAAAACATCGAGGCGGAGGGCCGGGAAATCATTGATGCCGCCGGCAAAGTGGTGGTGCCCGGGTTTATTGATTTACATACCCACCTGCGCCAGCCCGGTGGTGAGGCCAAGGAGACAGTACTTACCGGCAGCCGCGCAGCTGCAGCGGGAGGGTACACCGGCATCACCGCCTTACCAAACACTAGGCCGGTGATAGATAATGCGCAAATGGTTGCCCGGCAGAATGAGCTGGCGGCCAAAGCCAATCTGGTACGTGTGTGGCCTGTGGGAGCTGTTACCAAAGGATCCGAAGGCAACGAACTGGCAGAAATCGGCGGCATGGTAAAGCAGGGTGCCCGGGCTGTCACAGATGATGGTCGGGGTGTTCCAGATGCCCGGCTGCTGAGAAATGCCATGTTATACTGCCGAGAGTTGGATATCCCCCTTTTTGAACACTGCGAAGAAGAGGCGTTGGCCGGAAACGGTCAGCTTCATGAAGGCGTGGTGTCGGCGCGCCTTGGTTTGCAGGGAATGCCTGCGGCGGCAGAAACTGTTATGCTGGCCCGTGATTTAGTGCTGGCCAAAGAAACGGGCTGCCGCATCCACATTATGCATGTGTCCTGTGCCGAAGCGGTGGAGCTGATCCGCAAGGCGAAAAAAGAAGGTATCCCGGTTACAGCGGAGGTGACACCGCATCATTTGCTGCTTACTGATGAAGCGGTAGAAGGATACAATACCAATGCCAAAATGAAGCCACCGCTGCGGACGGCAGAAGATGTGGCGGCAGTGAGGAAGGGCTTGGCCGACGGCACCATTGATGCGGTGGGTACAGACCATGCTCCGCATACCGAGAGCGAGAAAGCAAATGATTTTATCTCAGCCCCCTTTGGCATTGTGGGCCTGGAAACGGCGTTTCCTCTTTTGTATACCCATCTGGTCCGCCCGGGAGTTATCTCGCTTTCGCAATTGGTGGAGCGCATGTCGTGGCGCCCGGCGGCCATTCTTGGCGTTCCCCACGGAACACTGAAGCCCGGCGGCGCTGCAGATCTGGCCATAATTGATACCCAACAAGAGCAGATTATAGAGAAAGAACGGTTTTATTCCAAAGGAAAAAACACGCCTTTTGACCGCTGGCCGGTGACCGGCATTCCTGTTCTCACCATGGTGGCGGGTACAGTGGTAATGCGGGATGGAAAGGTTGAGTAA
- a CDS encoding Fe-S-containing protein, with the protein MSKKKVGKKEQFTQPQKSKTPMIVGVLVAVAAVIFIATQFIGGGDDRNIEYFGEPVAEPRSYIGQFIGMTTVEPIFEDGQIKISFDEVNQNNIVYFEGENELGEMVPIMAYITPTGRLFVGSSMCEPCRGTTYSLAGETIVCGNCQTTFTIEDHEFIAGVQACGQYPPTDMYPVIEDGLIIIDEQEVLDWRIRAL; encoded by the coding sequence GTGTCTAAGAAAAAAGTTGGCAAGAAAGAACAGTTTACCCAGCCGCAAAAGAGCAAAACGCCCATGATTGTCGGTGTTTTGGTGGCAGTGGCGGCAGTGATTTTTATTGCCACCCAGTTTATTGGTGGTGGAGACGACCGTAACATTGAGTACTTTGGCGAACCGGTGGCAGAACCACGCTCTTATATTGGACAGTTTATCGGAATGACCACAGTGGAGCCGATCTTTGAAGACGGCCAGATTAAAATTTCTTTTGATGAAGTGAACCAAAATAATATTGTGTATTTTGAAGGTGAAAACGAACTGGGAGAGATGGTGCCTATCATGGCCTATATTACCCCCACAGGCCGTTTGTTTGTGGGAAGCAGTATGTGTGAGCCCTGCAGAGGAACCACATACTCCCTGGCCGGTGAAACCATTGTGTGCGGCAATTGCCAGACCACATTCACCATTGAGGACCATGAATTTATTGCCGGTGTGCAGGCTTGCGGTCAATATCCGCCCACCGATATGTACCCGGTTATTGAAGACGGCTTGATTATTATTGATGAGCAGGAAGTGCTGGACTGGAGAATCCGCGCTCTGTAA
- a CDS encoding ABC transporter permease, whose protein sequence is MQLYHIAINNLRRRKAKMVFVLLGLVIGIATMVSVYSVVETMQVEMTRQVSEFGANVVITPDAGELTFSYGGITLPAAMFDVEVLTLEDVEAIDGVSSRDMLRAVAPKLLGVATTEAEQNLIVVGAVLQQEFMVKPWLRLRSEDEMMEDATEVMVGEDGEVMEFERLDLAREDLDRLVLSDSELMLGSTLAANLGVMEGDYLTLSGTDFQVFAVLEDSGSAEDEQIFMNISAAQSLLERPGEVTLIEMAADYTLGSEEALLSQLNDALPHAEITSLRQEALRRDEMLTRLVRFGMSVSVLILLVGLLVVALTMSGAVRERTREIGVFRAIGFRKSHVTKIILLEGVLISVVGGILGYLAGMSVARYAGPLLANMDIQVPWRLDMFLLAIFLAVVIGLLASIYPARQASQLDPVEALRFI, encoded by the coding sequence ATGCAGCTTTACCATATTGCTATAAATAACCTCCGCCGCCGCAAGGCTAAAATGGTGTTTGTGCTGCTGGGCCTGGTGATCGGCATTGCCACCATGGTATCTGTTTACAGCGTGGTGGAAACCATGCAGGTGGAAATGACACGGCAGGTATCAGAATTTGGGGCCAATGTGGTTATTACCCCCGATGCGGGAGAACTCACTTTCTCCTATGGCGGTATAACCCTGCCGGCAGCCATGTTTGATGTGGAGGTATTGACTCTTGAGGATGTGGAAGCCATCGACGGCGTGTCTTCCCGGGATATGCTCCGGGCTGTTGCGCCAAAATTGTTAGGAGTAGCTACCACAGAAGCTGAACAGAACCTCATTGTGGTGGGCGCCGTTTTGCAGCAGGAATTTATGGTAAAACCATGGTTGCGCCTGCGCAGTGAAGATGAAATGATGGAAGATGCCACCGAGGTAATGGTGGGTGAAGACGGTGAAGTGATGGAGTTTGAGCGGCTGGATCTGGCCCGGGAAGATCTGGACAGACTGGTTCTCAGCGACAGCGAACTTATGCTTGGCTCCACCCTGGCAGCAAACCTGGGAGTGATGGAAGGTGATTATCTGACCCTCTCCGGCACAGATTTTCAGGTGTTTGCCGTGTTGGAGGACAGCGGTTCCGCCGAAGATGAACAGATTTTTATGAACATCAGTGCGGCTCAGTCACTGCTTGAGCGCCCCGGTGAAGTGACACTGATTGAAATGGCCGCCGATTATACGCTGGGTTCGGAAGAGGCGCTTTTATCTCAGCTAAATGACGCCCTGCCCCACGCAGAGATTACCAGCCTGCGGCAGGAAGCGCTGCGGCGGGATGAAATGTTAACGCGCCTGGTACGTTTTGGCATGTCCGTATCGGTGTTGATTCTATTGGTGGGCCTGTTGGTAGTGGCTCTGACCATGTCCGGTGCAGTACGGGAGCGGACCAGGGAAATCGGAGTGTTTCGCGCCATAGGTTTCCGCAAGTCCCATGTAACAAAAATTATTCTGCTGGAAGGGGTCCTCATCAGTGTGGTGGGAGGAATCCTGGGCTATCTGGCCGGTATGTCGGTGGCACGCTACGCCGGCCCTCTGCTGGCCAACATGGACATTCAGGTTCCCTGGCGCTTGGATATGTTTCTCTTGGCCATATTCCTGGCAGTGGTAATCGGCCTTTTGGCCAGTATCTACCCAGCCCGTCAGGCCTCTCAGCTTGACCCGGTGGAAGCACTGCGTTTCATTTAG